A genomic window from Quercus lobata isolate SW786 chromosome 10, ValleyOak3.0 Primary Assembly, whole genome shotgun sequence includes:
- the LOC115964903 gene encoding ras-related protein Rab11D-like, with protein MASQGKEGYGVSEQRIDCEFKVVLIGDFEVGKCQILARCEREESKTGTAITVKYETQTLHIEKKSVKAHIWGIIRQERNNVDSHADYKDADGVILVYDITNRKSFDCMTLCLEELHRHAKKRQAIILIGNKSDSENDREVLRKEARGFAEKNGLIFWEISALEGTNFDNALKDLLTKLVDIKNNNTTNNTTNSNNTTTSTTTYTTTCNNTTNTTTSSHNNNNDYQNNGSNNWNPRNIKQNIYFYLKIVVPHNHRF; from the exons atggCAAGCCAAGGTAAAGAAGGATATGGAGTTTCGGAACAGAGGATTGACTGTGAATTCAAGGTGGTGCTAATAGGAGACTTTGAGGTTGGGAAGTGTCAGATACTGGCACGTTGTGAACGCGAAGAGTCCAAGACTGGTACCGCCATTACTGTCAAGTATGAGACCCAAACCCTTCACATCGAGAAAAAGAGTGTCAAGGCCCACATTTGGGGAATCATTCGCCAAGAACG AAACAATGTAGATTCACATGCAGATTACAAGGATGCTGATGGGGTAATACTGGTTTACGACATAACTAACCGCAAGAGTTTTGATTGCATGACTCTTTGCCTGGAAGAGCTGCATCGCCATGCAAAGAAGAGACAAGCTATCATTCTGATAGGGAACAAAAGTGATTCCGAGAATGATCGTGAAGTTCTAAGAAAGGAAGCTCGTGGATTTGCTGAGAAGAACGGTCTGATTTTCTGGGAGATCTCAGCATTGGAAGGAACTAATTTTGATAATGCCTTAAAGGATTTGTTGACAAAGCTTGTGGacattaaaaacaataataccACCAATAATACCACCAACAGCAATAATACCACCACCAGTACCACCACCTATACCACCACCTGCAATAATACCACCAATACCACCACCAGCAGCCACAATAATAACAACGACTATCAGAATAATGGCAGCAACAATTGGAATCCGcgcaatataaaacaaaatatatatttttatttaaagatcGTTGTACCACACAACCATAGATTCTAA